Proteins encoded within one genomic window of Dehalococcoidia bacterium:
- the gyrA gene encoding DNA gyrase subunit A, which yields MDIGAVKPVDIEEEMKSSYMDYAMSVIVSRALPDVRDGLKPVQRRILYAAGDMGLTQTSTHKKSARIVGEVLGKYHPHGDAPVYEAMVRMAQDFSLRYMLIDGQGNFGSVDNDPPAAMRYTEARLSSIAQEMLLDIEKETVDLVLNFDGTLREPTVLPSRLPNLLINGASGIAVGMTTNIPPHNLGEVSDAICYLIDNPEASADELTDFVKGPDFPTAGIILGREGIKNAYATGKGRVLIRARYTIDELTKGRYQIVVTELPYQVNKAALVERIAHLVKIRRMEGIAELRDESDRQGIRIVIELKKGAQAEQVLNNLFKHTPLQQTFFVNMLALIDGQPRVISLKTALQQYISFRQEVIVRRSRFELRHARERAHILEGLKIALDNMDEVIQLIRRSQSAEEARNNLISSFNLTQAQAQAILDMQLRRLAALERQKIIEEYTEVLKTIAYLEDLIANPRKILFLIKEDVSEIKTKYGDQRRTEILEEEPEEFREEDLIHHQKMMIVLTNRGYIKRMPIESYRVQQRGGRGVMGITTREAESLSLLLVGDTLDTLLFFTNRGRVYSLKCYRIPQETSRVARGIPLVKLISIDEAEQVTEILPVSSFVSGESMIMATRRGDIKRSALRGFAAVRANGLIALRLRKGDELVAARVADEGDEVILVTEEAQAIRFAVGGLRTASRTSGGVRAIHINPDDRLVAMDVVSSGAYLMVITKNGFGKCTPISSYRIQARGGSGVKSLSLKAGRVAAARVINTSDEVMMLSLNGVILRMQAANIPTQGRIRRGASLMKMDEGDEVIFIAALR from the coding sequence GACTATGCCATGAGCGTGATTGTCTCCCGTGCCCTGCCCGATGTACGTGATGGGTTAAAGCCGGTGCAACGGAGGATTCTCTATGCCGCGGGAGATATGGGTCTTACCCAAACAAGTACCCACAAGAAGAGCGCTCGCATCGTTGGCGAGGTGCTGGGTAAATACCACCCGCACGGCGATGCCCCGGTCTATGAAGCCATGGTGCGCATGGCGCAGGATTTTTCCCTTAGGTATATGCTTATCGATGGGCAGGGAAATTTTGGCAGTGTGGATAACGACCCCCCGGCGGCGATGCGTTATACCGAGGCTCGCCTTTCCTCAATAGCTCAGGAGATGCTCCTTGACATCGAAAAGGAGACCGTGGATCTTGTACTCAATTTCGATGGCACTCTCAGGGAACCCACTGTACTTCCGTCAAGACTCCCAAACCTGCTCATAAATGGGGCCTCTGGTATCGCGGTGGGTATGACTACCAACATCCCCCCACACAATCTAGGTGAGGTCTCAGATGCCATCTGCTATCTCATTGATAACCCTGAAGCCTCAGCAGACGAGCTCACCGATTTCGTTAAAGGCCCTGATTTCCCCACTGCGGGTATTATTCTCGGCCGTGAGGGGATAAAGAATGCCTATGCCACTGGTAAGGGCAGGGTGTTAATCCGGGCCAGATATACGATTGATGAGCTGACTAAGGGGCGCTATCAGATAGTGGTCACAGAGCTTCCATATCAGGTAAACAAGGCAGCTTTGGTGGAGCGGATTGCCCATCTGGTCAAGATAAGAAGGATGGAGGGGATTGCCGAACTGCGCGATGAATCGGACAGGCAGGGGATACGCATTGTTATCGAGCTGAAGAAGGGTGCCCAAGCGGAGCAGGTCTTAAACAACCTCTTTAAACATACACCGTTGCAGCAAACCTTCTTCGTTAACATGCTGGCCCTGATCGATGGGCAGCCCAGGGTGATTAGCCTGAAAACGGCGCTTCAGCAATATATCAGCTTTCGCCAGGAGGTCATAGTCCGTCGCTCCCGGTTTGAGCTTCGCCATGCCAGGGAGCGGGCTCATATCCTCGAGGGGCTAAAGATAGCCCTCGACAACATGGATGAGGTTATCCAATTAATTCGCCGTTCCCAAAGCGCTGAGGAGGCTCGGAATAATCTGATATCATCATTTAATCTGACCCAGGCACAGGCCCAGGCAATCCTGGACATGCAGCTACGGCGCCTCGCTGCACTGGAGCGCCAAAAGATTATCGAAGAGTATACCGAGGTGTTAAAGACCATAGCTTATCTGGAAGACCTGATAGCCAACCCGCGCAAGATCCTTTTTCTGATCAAGGAGGATGTCAGCGAGATAAAGACGAAGTATGGCGACCAACGGCGGACGGAGATCCTTGAGGAGGAGCCAGAGGAGTTCAGGGAGGAGGACCTGATCCACCATCAGAAGATGATGATCGTACTGACTAACCGGGGATATATTAAGCGAATGCCTATCGAGAGCTATCGGGTGCAGCAGCGAGGGGGCAGGGGGGTGATGGGTATTACTACCCGGGAGGCGGAGAGCTTGAGCCTGCTCCTGGTCGGCGACACCCTCGATACCCTGCTCTTCTTCACCAATCGGGGGAGGGTATACTCACTTAAGTGCTACCGGATACCACAGGAGACCTCTCGAGTTGCCAGAGGGATACCACTGGTAAAATTGATATCTATAGATGAGGCAGAGCAGGTTACCGAGATTCTGCCGGTATCAAGCTTTGTTTCCGGTGAATCCATGATTATGGCGACACGACGCGGTGATATAAAGCGGAGCGCTCTTAGGGGGTTCGCCGCGGTGCGCGCCAATGGTCTCATTGCCTTGAGGCTGAGAAAGGGTGACGAGCTGGTAGCGGCGAGGGTGGCTGATGAAGGCGACGAGGTCATTCTGGTGACAGAAGAGGCTCAGGCAATCAGGTTTGCTGTGGGTGGGCTAAGGACTGCCTCACGCACCAGCGGTGGGGTGCGTGCCATCCATATAAACCCCGATGATCGTTTGGTAGCGATGGATGTTGTCTCCTCCGGTGCTTACCTGATGGTAATAACCAAGAATGGTTTTGGCAAGTGCACTCCCATATCCAGTTATCGCATACAGGCTCGTGGGGGCTCTGGGGTAAAAAGCCTCAGTTTAAAAGCAGGGAGGGTAGCGGCGGCACGCGTTATAAACACCTCTGATGAGGTGATGATGCTCTCTTTGAATGGGGTCATCCTTCGTATGCAGGCGGCTAATATACCTACTCAGGGGAGAATCAGGCGAGGGGCAAGCCTTATGAAGATGGATGAGGGGGATGAGGTCATTTTTATTGCGGCACTACGCTGA